The genomic region TTGGCGTAGAACTCCACACCGGTACCGAAGATGTCGGAGGTCGCCTCGTTCAACCCGCCGGACTCACCGGTGTAGTTGAGGCCCGCCGTGTTGGAGGTGACGCCGTGCGTCATCTCGTGCCCGGCCACGTCCAGCGAGGTGAGCGCGTGGGTGCTGCTCGTGCCGTCGCCGTACGTCATGCAGAAGCAGTCGTCGTCCCAGAACGCGTTGACGTACGCGGTGCTGTAGTGCACGCGCGAGTAGGCCGCCACCCCGTCGTTCTTGATGCCGCTGCGCCCGAAGGTGTTCTTGTAGAAGTCCCACGTCGTCTGCGCGCCGAAGTGGGCGTCGACACCGGCGGTCTGGGTGTTGGAGCCGGAGCCGGTGCCCCAGGTGTCGTCGGCGTCCGTCATCAGGGTGCCGGTGCCGGACGTGCCGTTGTTCAGGCTGTACGTCTTGTGGGTGCCGCGCGTGGTGTCGTTCAGCTGGTACGTCGAACCGGACAGCGTGGTGCCGATGGTGACCGTTCCGCTGTACTGGCTGTTGCCGGTACCGGTCTTGATGCCCTGGTACTGGTAGAGCTTCGCGCCGGTGGTGGCGTCGGTGATGACGTGCAGCCTGCTGGGCGTGCCGTCGTCCTGGAGACCGCCGATCACCGTCTCCCAGGCGAGCTTCGGGGTGCCGCTGCCGGCCCAGATCACCTTGCGGGCGCTGTCGGTGGTGGCCTTCTCGGCGTCCAGGGCCTTGGCCGCGCCGAGTGCCTTGGTCTCGGCGGACGCCTTGCTGAAGGTCGGGGTGACGGAATCGACCTTGATGGTCTGCTTGGTGTTGAAGGTGCTGCTCACCGTGCCCGAGGCCTGTGAGGCGGGCGGGGTGTGCACCACGACGTCGCCGCCGAGCACCGGCAGCCCGGACCAGGTGCGCTCGTAACGGGTGTGCAGCGTGCCGTCGTTGTCCTTGACGACATCCCTGACGACCAGCTTCTCCTTGGCGCCGAGGCCGAGCGTGGTGGCGGTCTGTGTGGTCTTCTGCGTCGCGCTCTTGATCAGCGCGGTGCGCTGGGTGGGCGTGAGCTTCGCTTCCTGGGCCCCGGGGCGCAGGGGACTGGGGCTCGGCGGCGTGGGCTTGGCGGCGGCCGGGACCGTCTGGACGCCGAGGGCAAGGAGGGCGGCGGTGGCGACCAGTGCGCCGGCCGCGGTGGCTCTGCGGGAGGGTCTCGCGGATCTGGCGGATCTGTGGGGGACGTTGCCGGTGGATCGTCTCACTCGGGACTCCTATGAGGGGCGGGGTGCGCGAGACGTGGGGGATGGCTGGGGGAAGACTGGCACTTTGATGAGGTCATGTCATTAGGGCCTGGAGAGGTCAAGGGTTATCCCTCTGTGACGGGACGTTACTTTACGTTGCCTTGGTGAGGGCTTGGCGTCCCTGAAACATGACCGAGCGCAGCTGGACATCACTCAGCCGGTCGACATCATGGATGTCGACCGGCTGCTTTGCTTTAGGGGCGCGGGGAACGGCGCAGTCTTTTAGGGGCGCGAGGAACTGCGCGACAAGCCCCCACCGGCCCGCACCCGAAAACGACCCGCAGACCCCTACCCCTTGGCGCGCGCAGCGCACTCCGCGCACGTGCCGAAGATCTCCACCGTGTGGGCGACGTTCACATAGCCGTGCTCGGCCGCGATCGCCTCCGCCCACTTCTCCACGGCGGGCCCCTCCACCTCCACGGCCTTGCCGCACACCCGGCACACGAGGTGGTGATGGTGATCGCCACTGGCACAGCGGCGGTACACCGACTCGCCGTCCGACGTGCGCAGCACGTCCACCTCACCGGCGTCGGCAAGGGACTGCAGCGTGCGGTACACCGTGGTCAGCCCGACGGAGTCGCCCTTGTGCTTGAGCATGTCGTGCAGGTCCTGGGCGCTGCGGAACTCGTCGACCTCGTCGAGCGCCGCCGCCACGGCGGCGCGCTGCCGGGTGGAACGGCCCCGAACGGGCGGTCCAGCGGTCGTCACCGTTGCCTCCAAACGTCTGCGGCTTGCCGGGCCATTGTGCCAGCCCGGACAGGGCGCGGTCAGACGCCGACCTTTCCGGTGGGTGGGCGCGTGGCCGGAATCGCGCACTCCGCCGGATCGACGGCCTCCTGCGCCGCGGCCTGCGCGGCGGCCCGCGCCCGGCGCCGGGCCAGTGGCGTCGCCAGCACCGTGAGCAGGATGAACATGCCGATCGTCAACAGGACAATCGTCGCACCGGGCGGCACATCCTGGTAGTACGAGGTCACCGTCCCCCCGGTGGTCACGCTCACCCCGATCGCCACCGAGATCGCGAACGTGGCGGCGAAACTACGGCTGAGCTGCTGCGCGGCGGCCACCGGGACCACCATCAGGGCCGAGACCAGCAGCAGGCCGACGACCCGCATGGCGACCGTGACGGTGACCGCCGCGGTGACCGCCGTGAGCAGGTTCAGGGCGCGCACCGGCAGCCCGGTCACCCGCGCGAACTCCTCGTCCTGGCTCACCGCGAACAGCTGCCGCCGCAGCCCGACCGTGACGAGGACGACGAAGGCCGCGAGCAGACAGATCGCCGTCACGTCCTCGTCGGAGACCGTGGAGAGCGAGCCGAAGAGGTACGAGGTCAGGTTGGCGTTGGAGCCGCCGGGCGCGAGGTTGATGAACATCACACCGCCCGCCATGCCCCCGTAGAAGAGCATCGCCAGCGCGATGTCGCCGCGCGTCTTGCCGTACCAGCGGATCAGCTCCATGAGCACCGCGCCGAGTACGGAGACGGCCGTCGCCATCCACACCGGGGACCAGGAGAGGAGGAAGCCGAGGCCGACGCCGGTCATCGCGACGTGGCCGATGCCGTCGCCCAGCAGGGCCTGGCGGCGCTGGACGAGGTAGATGCCGACGGCGGGCGCGGTGATGCCGACGAGGATGGCGGCGAGCAGGGCCCGCTGCATGAAGGCGTAGTCGAGGAATTCGAGATTCACGGCGATGTCCATGGAGATGTTCATGGCGATCAGCTCAGCAGTCCCGTCCGGATCGGTTCGGCGTCGTGAGCCGCGTGCGGGTGTACGTGGTCGTGACCGGGCAGGGCGTGCTGGCCGACCGCGTGCGGGGGCGGGCCGTCGTGCAGTACGCAGCCGTCGCGCAGGACGACCGCGCGGTTGATCAGCGGCTCCAGCGGGCCCAGTTCGTGCAGGACGAGCAGGACGGAGGCGCCCTGGACGACCACCTGCTCGCGCAGGGTCTCCGCGAGGACCTGCTGACTGGCCAGGTCCACCCCCGCCATCGGCTCGTCCATGATCAGCAGCTCGGGCCCTGCGGCGAGGGCGCGGGCGATGAGTACGCGCTGGTGCTGCCCGCCGGACAGCGCGTTCACCGAGTCCTTGGCACGGTCCGCGAGACCGACCAGGGCGATGGCCCGCTGGACCGCCTCGCGGTCGGCCTTGCGCAGGACGCCGAAGCGGGTGCGGGACAGCCGCCCGGAGGACACCACCTCGGTGATCGTCGCGGGCACCCCGCCGGCGGCGGTCGTGCGCTGCGGTACGTAGCCCACGCGCGACCAGTCGCGGAAGCGGCGCCGCGGGGTGCCGAACAGCTCGATCTCGCCGCCGGTGACCGGTACTTGGCCGATGATCGTGCGGACGGCCGTCGACTTGCCGGAGCCGTTGGCGCCGAGCAGCGCGACGACCTCACCGCGCTTCACGGTGAGGTCGATACCGCGCAGGACGGGGCGCGAGCCGAGCTCGGCCGTCACGCCCCGCAGGGAAATGACGCTCGATGCGCCGGCCTCGTCCCTCATACCGCCGTCCTTCATGCCGCCACCCTCCGGGGTTCGGTCACTTCGCGCCCAGTGCCGACTGCAGCGCCTTGAGGTTGGACTCCATGACCTGGAAGTAGTCGTCGCCGCGGGACTTCTCGGTGATGC from Streptomyces sp. NBC_00878 harbors:
- a CDS encoding Fur family transcriptional regulator translates to MTTAGPPVRGRSTRQRAAVAAALDEVDEFRSAQDLHDMLKHKGDSVGLTTVYRTLQSLADAGEVDVLRTSDGESVYRRCASGDHHHHLVCRVCGKAVEVEGPAVEKWAEAIAAEHGYVNVAHTVEIFGTCAECAARAKG
- a CDS encoding metal ABC transporter permease, whose translation is MNISMDIAVNLEFLDYAFMQRALLAAILVGITAPAVGIYLVQRRQALLGDGIGHVAMTGVGLGFLLSWSPVWMATAVSVLGAVLMELIRWYGKTRGDIALAMLFYGGMAGGVMFINLAPGGSNANLTSYLFGSLSTVSDEDVTAICLLAAFVVLVTVGLRRQLFAVSQDEEFARVTGLPVRALNLLTAVTAAVTVTVAMRVVGLLLVSALMVVPVAAAQQLSRSFAATFAISVAIGVSVTTGGTVTSYYQDVPPGATIVLLTIGMFILLTVLATPLARRRARAAAQAAAQEAVDPAECAIPATRPPTGKVGV
- a CDS encoding metal ABC transporter ATP-binding protein codes for the protein MRDEAGASSVISLRGVTAELGSRPVLRGIDLTVKRGEVVALLGANGSGKSTAVRTIIGQVPVTGGEIELFGTPRRRFRDWSRVGYVPQRTTAAGGVPATITEVVSSGRLSRTRFGVLRKADREAVQRAIALVGLADRAKDSVNALSGGQHQRVLIARALAAGPELLIMDEPMAGVDLASQQVLAETLREQVVVQGASVLLVLHELGPLEPLINRAVVLRDGCVLHDGPPPHAVGQHALPGHDHVHPHAAHDAEPIRTGLLS